A window of Salmo trutta chromosome 5, fSalTru1.1, whole genome shotgun sequence contains these coding sequences:
- the kndc1 gene encoding kinase non-catalytic C-lobe domain-containing protein 1 isoform X3, with protein sequence MGTSGTDVVAFSGEEEEEEEEEYYEVEHLPPLLEDEENVSLADILSLRDICLTEQEVWAVCVECVLALQSIASSPLFHTLCITPDTLAFNAHGNVCFMEQLSDDPEGSFIPPEFDKTGSTFEGHVYSLGSTLSAALDFVIEPELEAELGEEIQRLLEQMQEEGPEDRPLPQDLLSLAEEKLVDTSSTALCRKLSSIGRRVLSIESIATFQDGWDGSWEARWQQPKPNWQLHKSISSEDSSSKDQGIVSHTTAENADLNDSNGLHRHHVCGAWDSTLWADGMGDVEENGCVREEDMFGSQLDSRSQNSSPVHRRAQERAGRVRGVLNRSCSVPDSNNPPAFPPAPHGDISVNVSDLTEIGAEECMGHGSVWSKRGDREKAPYECNDSEQWDSARDSETLEGERDSTQPICGGETDSDSQSGTRDETSSSRPAQDPDVLVDSACNMTSTSNLYTPNNHMTKSMLCLNEESQDEWISLRDLLTRSGQRLSVNELWALCHTCLSTLQTYLDYPAYLCLDTMYVGCEGEVLFLKPKNTGSCDAFYLAPEFQDHGIITEKACVYGVAAILWATAKFNLSANQKLAMPRKLKMLLLEMAKRTPIERPSIVVAKKSCRDNLSRQGTNAETVWTKLINRVHPPLTKDIDAEDQNGLDSRVSSSQESTRIKSGFVPMATESRLAPVPGPVPHSYPISGAPQLPEAFTSLATHFTPIVLTREGDTEETPLPASDIEEAISEVTRGNDIQPVQEAKDRETPSHLEDLPLPQSNRDLQDNGQDSPANQRSVVTHNLSSTASSGRALVNSPPPTSPELSNQRTPVSDHPLPPLTTQLTSSSSCQSSSCSHLTGGGVFNNFLLRQDPLTGHLTLVPVQITVPESLHGLELNLPLISSSSYLQGQPTHPRVPRDHLTPGQGAEPLLECLNGRPSDPTASMPYPQNGEGGPRTGEGEGEHLSESHGPPQGDSPPPPSPLMNPSLQEVIGLLRAEFAFDGYLENGVEDLAMGEYFLSLKDLQYQTFCNVVKEKFCDLYWNEDLLGVLHCVVNYSQLSLGSNEQSPSKPWQRAATSPLRAASCRAEEREAVRRGHVDLNGNLHHSGPVASDAWERFERHQRALSAHREDTESEEGQHHGCPGAEVSSHSLSPAWALAFYGGDCFSQDVVEYARNLGQHSESPCLELKTQELQQQLMIETRNQKKTRNFYQKLLHQERKNKRSDARLMLSKLKVQLEELRSKVEFLDSIQKYLEVLSVDQWGVDVSLLPSLAASDPGSPLDLQPSEEPAVLGLVSLSGAGTGKSSLQAATPLDFMSYLYARNAPLEGYIQQFLYTYRYFCTPQELLQFLMDKFTSAAAGGGPDVSGDSAKVYHRSLDVLQIWLTDYIMVDFSPKSSLLMTLENFLTTEVSPVDSRGERLLTTLQRSPRKRWSQGCGSPISMQEDALSVHTSCRKSAIEYSGRKSFQWRISRVVEPQSTQPKDKAYSIAAALPWPYYTSLMDDISSACLRSEERQPFSQSEHSAQHTAQQLTLLQQEMFQGCHPIHFLNSKSQGVRDKAVSVTKHASHSVPPVEGSSLFVHEGTPHDGHLQQLLRYADSVSNWVSAEIVICDSIKIQAALLTKFLLIAKHCYESRDFATAMQVLGGLENVIVRQLPAWKHLSTKVCEVLEDLRAVQVFLKSDNLCLMGGEHVRRRPTLPAVHILAMHIQQLEIGAFTLTSGAYKWPKLRTIAKVVSQVHAFQETVYSFTPDPGLQAYIRLRIGHLSGCDIPLLAADNEANFYHNPTDRHTRRIQDTLKRVKATFQ encoded by the exons GACCTCCTCTCCCTTGCAGAGGAAAAGCTAGTAGATACCTCTTCCACAGCCCTGTGCCGGAAACTCTCTTCTATAGGACGAAGAGTTCTGTCAATCGAGTCCATCGCAACATTTCAAG ATGGGTGGGATGGCTCTTGGGAGGCTCGATGGCAGCAGCCCAAACCCAACTGGCAGCTCCACAAGAGCATCAGCTCTGAGGACAGTAGCTCCAAAGACCAGGGCATTGTCTCACATACCACGGCAGAGAACGCGGACTTAAACGACTCCAACGGCCTGCATCGGCATCACGTATGTGGAGCCTGGGACTCCACCCTTTGGGCGGACGGTATGGGGGATGTGGAAGAGAATGGATGTGTCAGAGAGGAGGACATGTTTGGTTCTCAGTTGGATAGCAGATCTCAGAATAGTTCTCCTGTACACAGGAGGGCTCAGGAGAGGGCTGGGAGGGTGAGGGGGGTTCTGAATCGTTCCTGCTCCGTTCCAGATTCCAATAATCCCCCCGCATTCCCGCCCGCACCCCATGGGGATATCAGTGTCAATGTATCGGACCTCACGGAGATAGGAGCTGAGGAATGCATGGGGCACGGGTCTGTTTGGAgcaagagaggggacagagagaaggcCCCTTATGAGTGCAATGACTCCGAGCAATGGGACTCagcgagagacagtgagacattAGAAGGGGAAAGAGATTCTACCCAGCCCATATGTGGTGGTGAAACCGATTCAGACAGTCAAAGTGGAACACGAGATGAAACCTCTTCGTCCCGCCCAGCTCAAGACCCGGACGTGTTGGTCGACTCTGCTTGCAACATGACTTCAACCTCCAACCTTTACACTCCCAATAATCACATGACTAAAAGCATGCTGTGCCTCAATGAAGAATCTCAGGATGAG TGGATCTCTCTGAGGGATCTACTCACACGGAGTGGGCAGAGACTGTCTGTGAATGAGCTATGGGCCCTGTGTCATACCTGCCTCTCCACACTGCAGACCTACTTAGACTACCCAG CATACCTATGCCTGGATACAATGTATGTGGGTTGTGAGGGAGAAGTTCTCTTCTTGAAACCTAAAAACACAG GATCTTGCGATGCATTTTATCTGGCTCCTGAATTCCAGGATCATGGAATCATAACTGAAAAG GCCTGTGTTTATGGGGTGGCTGCCATCCTATGGGCCACGGCCAAGTTCaacctgtcagccaatcagaagctGGCTATGCCCAGGAAGTTGAAGATGCTGCTGCTGGAGATGGCCAAGAGGACGCCCATCGAGAGACCTTCCATTGTCGTAGCTAAAAAG AGCTGTCGGGATAATCTATCACGCCAAGGAACGAACGCTGAAACAGTGTGGACGAAGCTGATCAACAGAGTCCACCCG CCACTTACAAAGGACATTGATGCAGAGGATCAGAATGGATTGGACAGTAGAGTAAGCTCAAGTCAGGAATCAACACGTATCAAGAGTG GGTTTGTGCCCATGGCCACTGAGAGCCGATTGGCTCCTGTACCTGGCCCTGTTCCCCATAGCTATCCAATTAGCGGAGCCCCCCAGCTTCCAGAGGCCTTCACTTCCCTTGCCACACACTTCACCCCCATCGTCCTGACCAGGGAGGGGGACACTGAGGAAACTCCCCTTCCTGCTTCAGACATTGAGGA GGCTATAAGTGAAGTCACAAGAGGCAATGACATCCAGCCTGTGCAAGAGGCCAAGGACCGAGAAACCCCCTCACACCTTGAGGACCTACCCCTACCGCAGTCAAATAGAGACCTACAGGACAACGGACAGGACAGCCCTGCCAATCAAAGGAGCGTGGTCACACATAACCTTTCCTCCACTGCCTCTAGCGGCAGGGCATTGGTCAACTCTCCACCTCCCACCTCCCCCGAACTCAGCAACCAGAGGACTCCCGTTTCAGACCACCCACTCCCTCCTTTGACCACCCAATTGACTTCGTCTTCCTCTTGCCAATCGTCATCCTGCTCTCATCTGACTGGTGGTGGTGTTTTCAACAACTTCCTCTTGCGTCAGGACCCTTTAACAGGGCACTTAACCCTGGTGCCAGTGCAGATAACAGTCCCTGAGTCCCTCCATGGTCTGGAGCTCAATCTGCCCCTGATCTCAAGCTCCAGCTACCTCCAGGGTCAACCCACACATCCACGGGTCCCTAGAGACCATCTGACCCCTGGCCAGGGAGCTGAACCTCTTTTGGAATGCCTTAATGGCAGACCCTCGGACCCCACAGCGTCCATGCCCTATCCCCAAAATGGAGAAGGAGGTCCAAGGACAGGAGAAGGTGAGGGTGAACACCTATCAGAGTCCCATGGACCTCCTCAGGGagactctcctcctcccccctcccccctgatGAACCCTTCCCTACAAGAGGTTATTGGCCTGCTCAGGGCAGAGTTTGCCTTTGATGGCTATCTGGAGAATGGTGTAGAGGATCTAGCAATGG GGGAGTATTTCCTGTCTCTGAAGGACCTACAGTACCAGACATTCTGCAATGTTGTGAAAGAGAAGTTCTGTGACCTTTACTGGAATGAGGACTTATTGGGAGTGCTACATTGTGTGGTCAACTACAGCCAATTATCTCT AGGCTCTAATGAACAGTCTCCATCAAAGCCATGGCAAAGGGCAGCCACCTCACCCCTGAGGGCTGCCAGCTGTAGAGCGGAGGAGAGGGAGGCAGTGCGGCGTGGTCATGTCGACCTGAACGGCAACCTGCACCACAGTGGACCTGTAGCTTCAGATGCGTGGGAGAGATTTGAGAGACACCAGAGAGCCCTGTCTGCACACAGAGAAGATACTGAATCAGAGGAGGGTCAACATCATGGCTGCCCAG GAGCAGAGGTGTCCAGCCACAGCCTCAGCCCAGCCTGGGCCCTGGCCTTCTATGGAGGGGACTGTTTTAGTCAGGATGTGGTGGAATATGCTAGGAACTTGGGACAGCATAGTGAGTCCCCGTGCCTGGAGCTGAAAACACAG GAGCTTCAACAGCAGCTTATGATCGAGACGAGGAATCAGAAAAAGACCAGAAATTTCTACCAAAAGCTGCTCCATCAAGAGAGAAAAAACAAAC GTTCGGATGCTAGATTGATGCTGTCCAAACTCAAAGTCCAGCTTGAGGAGTTGAGGTCCAAAGTGGAGTTTCTAGACTCTATACAGAAATATCTGGAG GTTCTGAGTGTGGATCAATGGGGTGTGGATgtgtccctccttccctccctggcAGCCTCTGATCCAGGGAGCCCTCTGGATCTCCAGCCCTCAGAGGAGCCTGCCGTGTTGGGATTGGTGTCTTTGTCTGGTGCAGGGACAGGGAAGAGCAGCCTGCAGGCCGCCACACCCCTGGATTTCATGTCCTACCTCTATGCCAG AAATGCTCCGTTGGAGGGTTACATCCAACAGTTCCTGTACACGTACCGCTATTTCTGTACCCCTCAAGAACTCCTTCAGTTCCTGATGGACAAATTCACCAGTGCAGCAGCAGG AGGTGGTCCAGATGTATCAGGGGACAGTGCTAAGGTTTACCACCGGAGTCTGGACGTGCTGCAAATCTGGCTGACTGACTACATAATGGTGGACTTCAGCCCCAAGTCCAGCCTGCTGATGACACTGGAAAACTTCCTCACCACTGAA GTGTCTCCAGtagacagtagaggagagagactttTGACCACTCTTCAGAGGTCTCCCAGGAAGAGGTGGAGCCAAGGCTGTGGGAGCCCAATCAGCATGCAGGAGGATGCACTGTCTGTCCACACCTCATGCAGAAAATCTGCTATTGAGTACTCTGGAAGGAAG AGCTTCCAGTGGAGGATATCCAGGGTGGTTGAGCCCCAGTCGACCCAGCCTAAAGACAAGGCCTACTCCATAGCAGCAGCCCTGCCCTGGCCCTACTACACTTCCCTTATGGATGATATCTCCAGTGCCTGCCTCAGAAGCGAGGAGAGACAGCCCTTTAGTCAGAGTGAACACAGCGCCCAACACACGGCACAGCAGCTCACTCTACTGCAGCAG GAAATGTTTCAAGGCTGTCACCCAATTCATTTCCTCAACTCTAAATCTCAAGGAGTCAGGGACAAAGCTGTTAGTGTCACCAA ACATGCGTCACACTCTGTTCCTCCAGTAGAGGGCAGCAGTCTATTTGTTCATGAAGGGACTCCACATGACGGCCACCTCCAACAGCTACTGAGATATGCTGACAGCGTCTCCAATTGGGTCTCTGCAGAAATCGTCATCTGTGATTCGATAAAG ATCCAAGCGGCTTTGCTCACCAAGTTTCTCCTAATTGCCAAACACTGCTATGAATCAAGAGACTTTGCCACGGCAATGCAGGTCCTTGGAGGCCTGGAGAATGTGATTGTCAGGCAATTACCG GCTTGGAAACATCTGTCTACCAAGGTGTGTGAGGTCCTTGAGGATCTGCGAGCCGTGCAg GTCTTTCTGAAGAGTGATAACCTGTGTCTGATGGGAGGAGAGCATGTGAGGAGGAGACCCACCCTCCCTGCTGTCCACATCCTGGCCATGCACATTCAGCAGCTGGAGATAGGAGCCTTCACCCTGACCAGTGGCGCCTACAAGTGGCCTAAACTCAG GACCATAGCCAAGGTGGTGAGTCAGGTGCATGCGTTCCAGGAGACGGTGTACTCCTTCACGCCTGACCCGGGGCTGCAGGCCTACATAAGACTAAGAATAGGCCACCTCAGCGGCTGTGACATCCCCCTGCTGGCTGCAGACAACGAGGCCAACTTCTACCACAACCCCACTGACCGACACACCCGCAGGATCCAGGACACACTGAAGAGGGTGAAGGCCACCTTCCAGTGA